Proteins from one Impatiens glandulifera chromosome 2, dImpGla2.1, whole genome shotgun sequence genomic window:
- the LOC124923817 gene encoding uncharacterized protein At1g32220, chloroplastic-like, with amino-acid sequence MMRRTVVSRLLQSHSAPFRFYSITASRNGRLFFSTGSENINGPGKVEEAETVEIPTPKLEKLLVLGGNGFVGSHVCMEAVKRGLPVASLSRSGRPPAYEHWVNNVSWIQGNILSGESLKNALEGVTSVISCVGGFGSNSDMYKINGTANINAIRAAAEQGVKRFVYISAADFGLANYLLQGYYDGKKAAETELMIRYPYGGVILRPGFIHGTRQVGGFKLPLSVLGSPLEMILQKAKPLNQLPIVGPLFTPPVNVNSVARVAVRAASDPIFPPGIIDVHSILRYSQQKSAY; translated from the exons ATGATGAGAAGAACGGTCGTATCACGCTTGCTGCAATCGCATTCCGCTCCATTTCGGTTCTA TTCAATTACTGCATCCAGAAACGGGAGATTATTTTTCTCAACAGGATCAGAGAATATAAATGGACCTGGCAAAGTTGAAGAAGCAGAGACGGTGGAAATCCCCACCCCGAAACTTGAAAAG TTACTTGTTTTGGGTGGAAATGGATTTGTGGGATCACATGTTTGCATGGAAGCTGTTAAGCGTGGTTTACCTGTCGCTAGCCTTAGCAG GTCTGGAAGGCCACCTGCCTACGAACATTGGGTGAATAACGTGAGCTGGATTCAAG GAAATATTCTTTCTGGCGAGTCATTGAAGAATGCACTGGAAGGAGTGACCTCTGTG ATATCATGTGTTGGAGGGTTTGGTTCAAACTCGGATATGTATAAGATCAATGGGACTGCAAACATAAACGCCATTAGAGCTGCTGCTGAACAAG GTGTAAAAAGATTTGTTTATATCTCAGCTGCCGACTTTGGTTTGGCAAATTACCTCTTACAAGGATATTACGATGGAAAG AAAGCAGCTGAAACTGAGCTAATGATTAGATATCCATATGGAG GAGTCATTCTTCGGCCTGGTTTTATTCATGGAACACGTCAAGTTGGAGGCTTCAAGTTACCGCTAAGCGTCTTGGGCTCTCCTCTTGAGATG ATTCTGCAAAAAGCAAAGCCGCTGAACCAGTTACCGATAGTTGGTCCTTTGTTTACACCTCCAGTTAATGTGAATTCTGTCGCAAGAGTTGCTGTAAGAGCTGCAAGTGATCCCATTTTCCCTCCAGGCATAATCGATGTTCACAGTATACTGCGATATAGCCAACAGAAGTCGGCTTATTAG
- the LOC124923814 gene encoding pentatricopeptide repeat-containing protein At5g38730 translates to MASLISMRNEVPLVKALFAAILKGHWDNVLKAKVGSCVTSNTINQVLPFLSLYGFSLSLSFFKWVELVPGYKHSLQSNWTMIHILTKQRQYRTAQNLLEKIALRDFLSSPTVLNALSHTHDDQDSNSQVLSWLVIFYANSKMIRDSIQVFDHMRVNRLKPHLPACAVLLNSLVKDRLIDKVWKTYKKMINIGVNPNSQIFNVLINCCCKSKDVEKAEELISEMELKGIHPNLITFNTLISLYSKKGMHYEALSVQHRMEQAGISPDIVTYNSLIYGYCKEGRMREAFRFFKEINGATPNHVTYTTLIDGYCRVNDLNEALRLREEMEAKELFPGVVTYNSILRKLCEEGKINDANKLLSEMSQKKIDPDNVTCNTLINAYCKIGDMTSALRVKKKMSDAGLKPNQYTYRALIHGFCKIMDLDTAKEFLIDMIKEELRPGSCTYHWIVDGYCKKWKEGEEAVMGLLEEFGRKGICVDISIYRAIIRALCKRDRIGCAEKIFGVMNGKGILGDCVVCSSLAYAYFRGGNVAAASNIFEDMYRRRLMITPNIYRSLTTTYVDDDSVFGVFWDQLVARGLVSEIVQKQIQDLKIQS, encoded by the coding sequence ATGGCTAGCTTGATTTCTATGAGAAATGAAGTTCCTCTTGTCAAAGCTCTGTTTGCAGCAATCCTCAAAGGGCATTGGGACAACGTTTTGAAGGCCAAGGTTGGGTCTTGTGTCACATCAAATACCATTAACCAGGTATTACCTTTTCTTTCTCTGTATGGGTTCTCTCTTTCACTGTCGTTCTTCAAATGGGTGGAATTAGTTCCTGGTTACAAGCACTCTCTTCAGTCTAACTGGACTATGATCCACATCCTCACCAAGCAACGCCAATACAGGACTGCACAGAACCTGCTTGAAAAAATTGCCCTAAGAGATTTCTTATCATCACCCACTGTCTTGAATGCACTTTCTCATACCCACGATGATCAAGACTCGAATTCTCAAGTTCTTAGCTGGCTTGTCATATTCTATGCTAATTCCAAGATGATTCGTGATTCTATTCAAGTCTTCGACCACATGAGAGTTAATAGGCTTAAGCCTCACTTGCCCGCATGTGCGGTTCTGTTGAATTCATTGGTGAAAGATAGATTGATCGACAAAGTATGGAAAACATATAAGAAGATGATAAACATAGGCGTCAATCCGAATTCACAGATATTCAATGTGTTGATTAACTGTTGCTGCAAATCTAAGGACGTTGAGAAAGCAGAAGAGTTAATCAGTGAAATGGAATTGAAAGGTATTCATCCTAATCTCATCACTTTCAATACATTAATCTCTCTATACTCCAAAAAAGGAATGCACTATGAAGCTTTATCTGTCCAACATAGAATGGAACAAGCTGGCATATCACCCGACATAGTCACTTATAACTCCCTTATTTACGGCTACTGTAAAGAAGGTAGAATGAGAGAGGCTTTCAGGTTTTTCAAAGAAATAAACGGGGCTACACCTAACCACGTAACCTACACGACCTTGATAGATGGATATTGCCGAGTGAATGATCTAAATGAAGCTTTGAGGCTGCGTGAAGAAATGGAAGCTAAAGAGCTCTTTCCAGGAGTTGTCACCTACAATTCTATTCTTCGTAAGCTCTGTGAAGAAGGCAAGATTAACGATGCTAATAAGCTTCTGAGCGAGATGAGCCAAAAGAAGATCGATCCTGATAATGTCACGTGTAATACCTTAATCAACGCGTATTGCAAGATCGGAGATATGACTTCTGcattgagagtgaagaagaaaatGTCGGATGCTGGACTGAAGCCCAATCAGTACACTTATAGAGCGTTAATTCATGGATTCTGCAAGATAATGGATCTCGATACTGCTAAAGAGTTCTTGATTGATATGATCAAGGAAGAACTGCGCCCCGGTTCTTGCACTTATCATTGGATTGTTGACGGGTACTGCAAGAAATggaaagaaggagaagaagcaGTTATGGGATTGCTGGAGGAGTTTGGTAGGAAAGGTATATGCGTAGATATATCGATTTACAGGGCGATTATACGAGCTTTATGTAAGAGAGACAGGATTGGTTGTGCTGAGAAGATATTTGGTGTTATGAATGGTAAAGGGATATTGGGAGATTGTGTTGTTTGTAGTAGTTTGGCTTATGCTTATTTTAGAGGTGGAAATGTTGCTGCTGCTTCAAATATATTTGAAGATATGTATAGGAGGAGGTTGATGATAACACCCAACATTTATCGAAGTCTGACTACTACTTATGTCGACGATGATAGTGTCTTTGGTGTCTTCTGGGATCAGTTGGTTGCGAGAGGTTTAGTATCGGAGATCGTTCAAAAGCAAATACAGGATTTGAAAATCCAATCTTGA
- the LOC124923815 gene encoding probable inactive ATP-dependent zinc metalloprotease FTSHI 3, chloroplastic yields the protein MASFSIASNNGPFLLTQEKSRLSIKNSTSSWGAFASPSCSSISFSGFSNSQQRLLIDENGKTTQTHLRKRDISRFSLRFKPRLRLLSVRFRKASSVVVIVSILDGIGPFIRKNIRKMIIPASISLAFGLSFLFLKLTAIPSPKAVPYSDLVSNLQHGIVSKVLFEEGTRRIYYNSDSWNADTSQNEVDIKAKPQRGCRASKWEYSTRKIDHDESYLLSLMREKGTMYSSAPQSLLMSMRSILITVISLWIPLTPLMWLLYRQLSSANSPAKKRRPSTNTVSFDDVEGVDAAKVELMEIVSCLQGDINYNKLGAKLPRGVLLVGPPGTGKTLLARAVAGEAGVPFFSVSASEFVELFVGRGAARIRDLFSVARKNSPSIIFIDELDAVGGKRGRSFNDERDQTLNQLLTEMDGFNSDMKVVVIAATNRPEALDAALCRPGRFSRKVFVGEPDEDGRRKILGVHLREVPLDEDSGLICSLVASLTQGFAGADLANIVNEAALLAARRGGECVSREDIMEAIERAKYGVNGKEARQSTLSKELGKLFPWMPLLNGKSDSRQDGFEGPLGYQTLS from the exons ATGGCTTCCTTTTCTATTGCCTCCAACAATGGTCCCTTCTTACTTACTCAAGAAAAATCGAGACTTTCTATTAAAAACTCCACATCATCTTGGGGAGCTTTTGCATCTCCCTCTTGTTCATCAATTTCCTTCTCGGGTTTTAGTAATTCTCAACAAAGATTATTGATTGATGAAAATGGTAAAACTACGCAAACCCATCTCAGAAAAAGAGACATTAGTAGATTTTCGTTAAGATTCAAGCCGAGGCTTCGATTATTGTCTGTAAGGTTTAGAAAGGCGTCTTCTGTAGTAGTAATAGTGTCTATATTGGATGGAATTGGACCATTTATCAGAAAGAACATAAGAAAAATGATCATTCCTGCCTCAATTTCACTTGCCTTTGGTCTCTCCTTTCTATTTCTAAAATTGACTGCAATTCCATCTCCAAAAGCTGTACCCTACTCTGATTTGGTCTCCAACCTTCAGCATGGAATTGTATCAAAAGTTCTGTTTGAAGAAGGAACGCGTCGTATTTACTACAACAGTGATTCTTGGAATGCTGACACCTCTCAAAACGAGGTTGATATTAAAGCTAAGCCTCAACGAGGTTGTCGAGCTTCGAAATGGGAATACTCTACCCGAAAGATAGACCACGACGAGAGCTATCTTTTAAGCTTGATGAGAGAAAAGGGAACAATGTATAGCTCAGCTCCTCAATCACTTTTGATGTCTATGAGATCTATCTTGATTACAGTTATATCGTTGTGGATTCCTTTAACTCCATTGATGTGGCTTCTTTATCGTCAACTTTCTTCCGCTAATAGTCCTGCCAAGAAACGACGTCCTAGCACCAACACGGTTAGCTTTGATGATGTAGAAGGCGTTGATGCTGCGAAAGTAGAGCTCATGGAG ATAGTGTCGTGTCTGCAAGGCGATATTAACTATAACAAACTAGGAGCGAAGTTACCGAGAGGTGTTCTTCTGGTTGGTCCACCCGGGACGGGGAAGACCTTACTAGCTCGGGCAGTAGCAGGAGAAGCCGGAGTTCCATTTTTTAGCGTTTCAGCCAGTGAATTTGTGGAGCTTTTTGTTGGTAGAGGGGCTGCCCGAATTAGAGACCTTTTTAGTGTGGCTAGGAAGAATTCCCCGTCAATCATCTTCATTGACGAGCTTGATGCGGTTGGAGGGAAACGTGGTAGAAGCTTCAACGATGAACGGGATCAAACGCTAAACCAG TTGTTGACGGAGATGGATGGATTTAACTCGGACATGAAGGTGGTAGTTATCGCTGCAACTAATAGACCAGAAGCTTTGGATGCAGCCCTTTGTCGGCCCGGTCGATTCTCGAGAAAGGTTTTTGTTGGCGAACCGGACGAAGATGGGAGGAGGAAAATCTTGGGCGTTCATTTGAGAGAAGTTCCTTTAGACGAAGATAGCGGGCTCATTTGTAGCCTTGTCGCATCTCTTACTCAAGGATTCGCGGGTGCTGACCTGGCAAATATCGTTAACGAAGCAGCTCTACTTGCTGCTCGAAGAG GTGGGGAATGTGTAAGTAGGGAGGATATTATGGAAGCTATTGAAAGAGCAAAGTATGGAGTCAATGGAAAGGAGGCTAGACAAAGCACCCTAAGCAAGGAACTTGGAAAACTCTTTCCTTGGATGCCATTGTTGAACGGAAAGAGCGACTCGAGACAAGATGGTTTTGAAGGTCCTCTCGGCTATCAGACACTAAGTTGA